CTTGAGTCGAAAGCGATGCGCCTTTTTCGATCCCCAACGCCTGCTGAGAGAAAGCCCTGAACCCATCCCTCTGACGCTACGACCTAAAGGCTAGCTAATATATATAAAATTCGCTTACCATCTGGCTATATAAGTAGACTAGACCTCCCGGGAAGGGGTCCGGAACTGGCGTTTTTCTAGCCCTCGGGAACGCCTTCCTCCTCGCTCCCGCGAGAGGGCTCCGAGTCAAAGTTGAAATAGGGCGAATCGGTAGGGTTAGTGATGTCGCTCATGGCCGAGGCGCGCAAGGGCCTTACCCCAGAGATCGAGGCAGTCGCCGCCATGGAGGGCGTGGAGGCGGAAAGGCTACGGCGCTCCGTGGCCGGCGGTCGGGTGGTCATACCTCGCAACCCGCTCCATTCGCCGAAGAAATGCGGTATAGGGGAGGGATTACGGGTCAAGGTCAACGTCAACATCGGCACCTCGCGCGACCACGTGGACGTGGAGGAGGAGCTGGAGAAGGCCAGAATAGCTCTGCGTTACGGCGCGGACGCGCTCATGGACCTTTCCACGGGCGGGGACATCGACGACATTCGCCACCGCATTCTCAGGGAGGTGAACGTTCCCGTGGGCACCGTGCCCATCTACCAGACGGGACTGCGCATGGCCCGGCAGAGCGCGGTGGTGGACATGGACGAGGACGACATCTTCAACGGCATCGAACGACACGCGAAGGATGGCGTGGACTTCATGACCGTGCACTGCGGCATCACCAAGGAAACGGTCTCCTGGCTCAAGCGCTCGTCCCGCATCACCGACGTGGTCTCCCGCGGCGGGGCGTTCCTGGTGGCTTGGATCCTGCACAACGAGAAGGAGAACCCGTTGTACGAGCAGTTCGACTACTTGCTGGAACTGGCCGCGAAGTACGAGTTCACCCTGAGCTTGGGCGACGGCCTGAGGCCCGGATGCATCCATGACGCCACTGACGCACCCCAGCTGCAGGAGCTCTTCACCCTCGGATCGCTGGTGAAGCGCGCCCGGGAGAAAGATGTGCAGTCGATGGTGGAGGGACCCGGCCACGTGCCAATGGATCAGATCGAGGCCAATGTGCGAGTAGAGAAGTCGGTCTGCGACGGAGCGCCTTTCTATGTGCTCGGGCCTCTGGTCACGGATATCGCCCCAGGCTACGACCATATCACCGCGGCCATCGGAGGGGCGATAGCCGCCTACCATGGCGCGGACTTCCTTTGCTATGTCACTCCATCCGAGCATCTCTCCCTGCCCACGCCCGAGGATGTGAAGGAGGGGCTGATCGCCTCCAAGATCGCCGCCCATGCCGCTGATCTGGCCAGAGGACGTGGAAGGGAGCGGGACGATGCCATGGCAGTGGCGCGGAAGAACCTGGACTGGG
The Methanomassiliicoccales archaeon genome window above contains:
- the thiC gene encoding phosphomethylpyrimidine synthase ThiC; the protein is MSLMAEARKGLTPEIEAVAAMEGVEAERLRRSVAGGRVVIPRNPLHSPKKCGIGEGLRVKVNVNIGTSRDHVDVEEELEKARIALRYGADALMDLSTGGDIDDIRHRILREVNVPVGTVPIYQTGLRMARQSAVVDMDEDDIFNGIERHAKDGVDFMTVHCGITKETVSWLKRSSRITDVVSRGGAFLVAWILHNEKENPLYEQFDYLLELAAKYEFTLSLGDGLRPGCIHDATDAPQLQELFTLGSLVKRAREKDVQSMVEGPGHVPMDQIEANVRVEKSVCDGAPFYVLGPLVTDIAPGYDHITAAIGGAIAAYHGADFLCYVTPSEHLSLPTPEDVKEGLIASKIAAHAADLARGRGRERDDAMAVARKNLDWEGMFAQAIDEEKARRYRGRGHNQDTEGCSMCGDVCAIKIVKEYLKKDRT